A genome region from Sphingobium sp. WTD-1 includes the following:
- a CDS encoding amidohydrolase family protein translates to MTMIIDCHGHYTVLPKGHDAWREEQKAAFKAGVPAPAYPDISDAEIRETIEANQLRLIKERGADLTIFSPRASAMAPHVGDAAVAKEWAMRYNDLIARVVGLFPETFVGVCMLPQSPKADMANSIAELERCVDMGFIGCNLNPDPGGGHFQHPPLTDTYWYPFYEKMVELDVPAMIHVSGSCNPAMHATGGYYIAADTIAFMQLLEGDLFRDFPTLKFIIPHGGGAVPYHWGRYRGLADMLKKPDLSTHLMNNIFFDTCVYHQPGVDLLADVIDNKNILFGSEMVGAVRGIDPTTGHYFDDTKRYVDALDISEGERAAIFEGNARRVFPRLDAQLKARGL, encoded by the coding sequence ATGACCATGATTATCGACTGCCACGGCCATTATACCGTGCTGCCCAAGGGGCATGATGCCTGGCGCGAGGAGCAGAAGGCGGCGTTCAAGGCAGGCGTGCCTGCCCCCGCCTATCCCGACATCAGCGACGCCGAAATCCGCGAGACGATCGAGGCGAACCAGCTGCGCCTGATCAAGGAACGTGGCGCCGACCTCACCATCTTCTCGCCGCGCGCTTCGGCCATGGCCCCTCATGTCGGCGACGCGGCGGTGGCGAAGGAATGGGCGATGCGCTACAACGACCTGATCGCGCGCGTCGTCGGCCTGTTCCCCGAAACCTTCGTCGGCGTGTGCATGCTGCCACAGTCGCCCAAGGCGGATATGGCCAACAGCATTGCCGAGCTGGAACGCTGCGTCGACATGGGCTTCATCGGCTGCAACCTCAATCCCGATCCGGGCGGCGGCCATTTTCAGCATCCGCCGCTGACCGACACATATTGGTATCCCTTCTACGAGAAGATGGTCGAGCTGGACGTGCCGGCGATGATCCATGTGTCGGGCAGCTGCAATCCGGCGATGCACGCGACCGGCGGTTATTATATCGCGGCCGACACCATCGCCTTCATGCAGTTGCTGGAGGGTGACCTGTTCAGGGACTTCCCGACCCTCAAGTTCATCATCCCGCATGGCGGCGGCGCGGTGCCCTATCATTGGGGCCGCTATCGCGGTCTGGCCGACATGCTGAAGAAACCCGACCTGTCGACCCATCTGATGAACAACATCTTCTTCGACACCTGTGTCTATCATCAGCCCGGCGTCGACCTGCTGGCCGACGTGATCGACAACAAGAATATCCTGTTCGGGTCGGAAATGGTCGGCGCGGTGCGCGGCATCGATCCCACCACCGGCCATTATTTCGACGATACCAAGCGCTATGTCGATGCGCTGGACATCAGCGAGGGCGAGCGTGCCGCGATCTTCGAGGGCAATGCCCGCCGGGTCTTCCCCCGGCTCGACGCGCAATTGAAGGCGCGCGGCCTGTAA
- a CDS encoding LysR substrate-binding domain-containing protein, whose product MNPDQFNIRHLAAMAAVVELGSVSLAARAVNLTQPAVTQGIAKLEAQLGLPLFARQPGGMVALEPAERLKPRIDAALRLIGSNRVTAAQVRAFVALARGGSYAAAAVATGVAEPSLHRAVGDLGLALGQRLVDRRGRGVMLTRAGTVLAQRLRLALAELRQGLEDLADLRGQEGGRILVGAMPLSRARLIPDAIARFRADFPLVDISVHEGSHAELVGPLRDGEIDMMVGALRDPAMALDLTQRPLFEDRPTILARHGHALAAGWDADALRRYPWILPPEGTPLRQLWQAMFAALGGGLPAVPIECGSVMTIRQLLVGGEYLTLLSHDQLALELEAGLLIDIGPAPGAISRNISLTTRADWRPTRLQQQFMAAIDQAAVHMNS is encoded by the coding sequence CTGGCGGCGCGCGCGGTCAACCTGACCCAGCCGGCGGTGACCCAGGGGATCGCCAAGCTGGAGGCGCAACTGGGCCTGCCGCTGTTCGCGCGCCAGCCCGGCGGCATGGTCGCGCTGGAGCCGGCGGAACGGCTGAAGCCCCGGATCGATGCGGCTCTGCGCCTGATCGGCAGCAATCGGGTGACGGCGGCGCAGGTGCGCGCCTTCGTCGCCCTGGCGCGCGGCGGCAGCTATGCAGCGGCGGCAGTGGCGACCGGGGTGGCCGAACCGTCGCTGCATCGCGCGGTCGGCGATCTGGGGCTGGCGCTGGGGCAAAGGCTGGTCGACCGGCGCGGGCGCGGCGTGATGCTGACCAGGGCGGGGACGGTGCTGGCGCAGCGGCTGCGGCTGGCGCTGGCGGAATTGCGGCAGGGGTTGGAGGATCTGGCCGACCTGCGCGGGCAGGAGGGCGGGCGCATTCTGGTCGGCGCCATGCCGCTGTCGCGCGCGCGCCTGATCCCCGATGCGATCGCACGGTTCCGCGCCGATTTCCCGCTGGTCGACATCAGCGTGCATGAAGGATCGCATGCCGAACTGGTCGGCCCGCTGCGCGATGGCGAAATCGACATGATGGTTGGCGCGCTGCGCGATCCGGCGATGGCGCTGGACCTGACGCAACGGCCCTTGTTCGAGGATCGACCGACCATCCTGGCGCGGCACGGCCATGCGCTGGCGGCGGGCTGGGACGCCGATGCGCTGCGCCGCTATCCCTGGATCCTGCCGCCGGAAGGCACGCCGCTGCGCCAATTGTGGCAGGCGATGTTCGCGGCGCTGGGCGGCGGTCTGCCGGCGGTGCCGATCGAATGCGGATCGGTGATGACGATCCGGCAATTGCTGGTCGGCGGGGAGTATCTGACCTTGCTGTCGCACGATCAACTGGCGCTGGAGCTGGAGGCGGGGCTGCTGATCGATATCGGCCCGGCACCCGGCGCGATCAGCCGGAACATCAGCCTCACCACGCGGGCCGACTGGCGCCCGACCCGGCTACAGCAGCAGTTCATGGCTGCGATCGATCAGGCTGCGGTACATATGAATTCGTAA
- the ligA gene encoding protocatechuate 4,5-dioxygenase subunit alpha encodes MSIDIHEYLAEFDDIPGTRVYTAARARQGYWMNQFAMSLMKAENRVRWLAGERAYIDEWPMTEAQKQAILDRDYNRCLDLGGNIYFLAKVFSTDGLSFLQAVGTMTGMSPEDYQAMMIAGGRSPQGVRSIKEKR; translated from the coding sequence ATGAGCATCGATATCCACGAATATCTCGCCGAGTTCGACGATATTCCCGGCACCCGCGTCTACACGGCGGCGCGGGCGCGTCAGGGCTATTGGATGAACCAGTTCGCGATGAGCCTGATGAAGGCGGAAAACCGCGTCCGCTGGCTGGCCGGCGAGCGCGCCTATATCGACGAATGGCCGATGACCGAGGCGCAGAAACAGGCGATCCTGGACCGCGACTATAATCGCTGCCTGGACCTGGGCGGGAACATCTATTTCCTCGCCAAGGTGTTCTCGACCGACGGCCTCAGCTTCCTGCAGGCGGTCGGCACCATGACCGGGATGAGCCCGGAAGACTATCAGGCGATGATGATCGCCGGCGGCCGCTCGCCTCAGGGTGTCCGCTCCATCAAGGAGAAACGCTGA
- a CDS encoding NAD(P)-dependent oxidoreductase — protein sequence MEQEIGLIGFGEAGSTFAMAGDWIDAARVYDIQTDVGATRDAMLARCARAGVRAVPTLADAVAPVTFILSLVTADQALAVAQAAAAHIAPGVLYCDLNSVAPQTKQAASRAIEAAGGHYVDVAVMAPVDPARLNVPLLVSGAHADAARAGLARLGFTNIRVVGEAVGRASAIKMIRSVMVKGLEALTAECMLAADAAGVLDEVIGSLDASEKPRPWDIRADYNFDRMMVHGLRRAAEMAEVVKTLDGLGTGSAMTRGTVERQQAIGTLGLKTPPEGLGAKIDSIIQARAEQTGKADAA from the coding sequence ATGGAGCAGGAAATCGGTCTGATCGGATTTGGCGAGGCGGGGTCCACCTTTGCGATGGCGGGGGACTGGATCGACGCGGCCCGCGTCTATGATATCCAGACGGATGTTGGCGCCACCCGCGATGCGATGCTGGCGCGCTGTGCCCGAGCCGGCGTCCGGGCCGTGCCGACGCTGGCCGATGCCGTCGCGCCTGTCACTTTCATCCTGTCACTCGTCACCGCCGACCAGGCGCTCGCCGTGGCGCAGGCTGCCGCCGCTCATATCGCGCCCGGCGTCCTTTATTGCGATCTCAACAGCGTCGCGCCCCAGACCAAGCAGGCGGCGTCTCGCGCGATCGAGGCGGCCGGTGGCCATTATGTCGATGTCGCCGTCATGGCGCCGGTCGATCCGGCCCGGCTGAACGTGCCGCTGCTGGTCAGCGGCGCCCATGCCGATGCGGCGCGAGCAGGGCTGGCCCGGCTGGGCTTCACCAATATCCGCGTCGTCGGCGAGGCCGTCGGCCGGGCGTCGGCGATCAAGATGATCCGGTCGGTGATGGTCAAGGGGCTGGAGGCGCTGACCGCCGAATGCATGCTGGCGGCCGATGCGGCGGGCGTGCTGGACGAGGTGATCGGATCGCTCGACGCCAGCGAGAAGCCGCGGCCCTGGGACATTCGCGCCGACTATAATTTCGACCGCATGATGGTTCACGGGCTGCGCCGCGCGGCCGAGATGGCGGAGGTGGTCAAGACGCTCGACGGCCTTGGCACCGGTTCCGCGATGACGCGCGGCACGGTCGAGCGTCAGCAGGCGATCGGCACGCTGGGCCTCAAGACGCCGCCCGAAGGGCTGGGCGCCAAGATCGACAGCATCATCCAAGCAAGAGCAGAACAGACAGGAAAGGCCGACGCGGCATGA